In Calditrichota bacterium, the sequence CCTCGCTCAAACCAATCAGACTTTGGCCCAGCAAATGGGCTATCCGGCCGACGCACGTCTGCTTATTATTAATGCAGATGATTTCGGCATGTGTCACACGGAAAATGTGGCCACCATTGACGCCCTAAAAAAGGGAATCGTGACGTCAGCCACCATTATGGTGCCCTGTCCCTGGTTTCCGGAAGCGGCGAATTACTGCAAGCAGCATCCGAACGTGGATGCCGGGGTGCACCTGACGCTTACTTCGGAATGGGAATTCTACCGCTGGCCGGGCGTTTTATCCAAGTCACTTATTCCTTCTCTACTCGATTCCCAGGGATATTTCTGGCAGGACACCCGCTCGGTGGAAACCCATGCCAAGGGGACGGAAGCCCTGCAAGAGACCCGGGCACAAATCGAGCGAGCGCTGGCCTTTGGCGTGGATGTAACCCACATCGATTCCCACATGGGCGCCCACTATGGTCTGGAAACCGGCCGCACGGACATCCTGCAGGGAACCATGGAGCTGGCACGGGAGTTCGGGCTTCCGTTCCGACTGCCGCTCCACGCGGTCGAGGTTGAAAAATCTCCCAAAAAATATGAAATGTACCGGAAAATGGTGCAGCACTACCGCGACCAGGGATTTGCCATTCTGGATTATCTGGAGGCTGATTCCTACGACGTGCCTGTCCCCAAACGGTTTGAGTATTACAAGACCATCATTAAAAACCTGAAACCTGGAGTAACGGAAATTATTATTCACTGCGGACTTCCCACGGATGAGATGAAAGCGGTCACCACCTCCTGGGATCGCCGTACCGCCGACCACGACATTTTTACCGATCCGCGCATGCTGCAGTTCATTCAGGAACAGGGCGTGAAACTCATCGGCTGGCGGACATTGCGGGACTGGCAGCGCAGGCAAATGGGCTGGCAGGAAAAATAATGGTTGCAATTACGGGGCAATTCACGAATTGCCCCTACAAATCATAAAAAACAATTTTGGAGGTTTAATGATCACCCGAAAATTAATTGTTGTGTGGTTGATTTCTATAATTTTTGCCCCTCTTTTACTGGCACAATCTTCACCTACAGCCATAAAATTGGATTCCCGGCGGGAGCTGTTTGTGGATTCCCTGCTGATTGCCCAAATGAACGGTACCCATCTGCAGCTCCATCACCCGCACGATGCCGGAGAAGTGCTCCGGTTTGACAAACCCTGGGAAGGC encodes:
- a CDS encoding ChbG/HpnK family deacetylase, producing the protein MNRFSIGMAGVVLVLILTVPQSGLAQTNQTLAQQMGYPADARLLIINADDFGMCHTENVATIDALKKGIVTSATIMVPCPWFPEAANYCKQHPNVDAGVHLTLTSEWEFYRWPGVLSKSLIPSLLDSQGYFWQDTRSVETHAKGTEALQETRAQIERALAFGVDVTHIDSHMGAHYGLETGRTDILQGTMELAREFGLPFRLPLHAVEVEKSPKKYEMYRKMVQHYRDQGFAILDYLEADSYDVPVPKRFEYYKTIIKNLKPGVTEIIIHCGLPTDEMKAVTTSWDRRTADHDIFTDPRMLQFIQEQGVKLIGWRTLRDWQRRQMGWQEK